A portion of the Bubalus kerabau isolate K-KA32 ecotype Philippines breed swamp buffalo chromosome 1, PCC_UOA_SB_1v2, whole genome shotgun sequence genome contains these proteins:
- the LOC129641440 gene encoding 60S ribosomal protein L23a-like encodes MKMAPKAKKEAPAPPKAEAKAKAKALKAKKGVLKSVHSHKKKKIQTSPTFWLPKTLRLRRQPKYPPKSAPRRNKLDHYAIIKFPLTTESAMKKTEDNNTLVFIVDVKANKHQIKQAVKKLYDIDMAKVNTLIRLDGKKKAYVQLAPDYDALDVANKIGII; translated from the coding sequence ATGAAGATGGCACCGAAGGCGAAGAAggaagcccctgcccctcctaAAGCTGAAGCCAAAGCCAAAGCAAAGGCTTTGAAGGCCAAGAAAGGAGTGTTGAAAAGTGTCCACAgccacaagaaaaagaagatcCAGACATCACCCACCTTCTGGCTGCCCAAAACACTGCGGCTCAGGAGGCAGCCCAAATATCCCCCGAAGAGTGCCCCTAGAAGAAACAAACTTGACCACTATGCCATCATCAAATTCCCCCTCACCACCGAGTCAGccatgaagaaaacagaagacaacAACACACTGGTATTCATTGTGGATGTCAAGGCCAACAAGCACCAAATTAAACAGGCTGTGAAGAAGCTCTATGACATTGACATGGCTAAGGTCAATACTCTGATCAGGCTTGATGGAAAGAAGAAGGCATATGTTCAACTGGCTCCTGACTATGATGCTTTGGACGTTGCCAACAAAATTGGGATCATCTAA